The region TGTTGAATTAATTTCATCAATATTAATGGTAACTGCACGCTGCCCTTCCTGTAATAAGTCAGAAAACTGCTTAGCCTGCATCCCAGGTAAATATGAGCCGATTAAAGGTCGTCCAGGCGCTAAAGGAGCAAGTAACATTTGCCCAATAACATCATCAAATTGAGATGGATGAATTGCATCTAATGGCAATGTATCAGCTCTGATACGTCTTACAGACATATTTATTTCAGAAATAATATCGCCTTTCCTAAGCTCTTGAGTGGCGACGACCACATCAGCCATAACAATATTATCTTTAGAGAGTTCAGCTCTAATTTGTTCTTCTTTAGTAATAAAATAGTTTTTAGTTGCCCAAGCAGAAACGCCGCCAAGAACTAGTGCAATAACTAATAAAATCCAGTTAAAGTCGAATGATTTAAGTTGCATATTTTTGCCTAGATTAAATTGGGAGAGATGATAAAGATTTGCTATAAGCAAAAGCTGAATACCATTCTTGTAATGCTTCTGCGCATATTTCCATAATATTTTGATTATTTTCAACAGGCGTTAATAATGCAGCTACTAAAGCAGCACTAATAACCAGATACTCAACACTTGCCTGTCCCTTAATCTTTTTTCTAAATTTTATTTGAGAAAAAAACATTTCTAACGTCCTTCCATGACTTGATTAGCTACAATGTATACTTTTGATTTTTTTATATTAAAACTTATGTCTATCAGATCTGCACCTTGACTCATTTGAAGTGCAGCTTTTCCTGCTCTAGTATCTAGCATCCCAGTATTTTCAACCCAACCTCTGCGTTGGTAATATCTTCTATAGAAATGGTAATTATGAGAAAGGCTTTGCCCACTTTGAATAACTAAGGTGTGCCCTTGTTTAAATATGTCAGTTGATTGAATGTCTGACAAAATAGTTGCACCAGGAGGAACCGGGAATGACTTAGTATTTTTTAATACTTCATCTTCATCCATATTCTTGGTTATACCAACAAAAGCAGTAACTCCCTCATAATCTTTATGGATTCTTGCTGTCAATAAAAATGAAGATTGCAAACTATTAATAACATAATCACCATTAAACATTTGAGCATCAAACTTGTCGCTTTGTTTCTGCCATTGCTTTTTAAAAAAACTAGCCATCATCATTTGGCTTTGTTTATCTTTCACAACCCAAGTACGCATTGGGTAGCCGTACATTTTCATATCATCAGCAACGATACTTACTTGTGACGATTCTGGGAATATAATTTCTGGCCAGTCAGTAGAGCTCGCAGCAAAAGAATAGAAACATAAAAATATTAATAACAGAAACCTCATCACCTTAACCTCCACAACTTTCAGTACCATAAGTACAAAGACGATTATCAGGTAATGCATTAGCATCAACGTGCCCTAACCTTAAACTGCTAGGACGAATTTCTTTTGCAAAAGGAATTAGTCCAATTAAACTTTGTGCTGTTTGTATAACTCCGTTATCCATATAATTCGTCAGCACTAAGCGTTTAACCCTATCATTTACATGCATCGGTCCACCTGCGTTCCAACCTGAGGCTAAAATCGCACTGTTATTTGAGAAACTTAAATCAAGTTCATTAAAGGGAGCCATATAATGCTTTTCAAGATTAGTGGTTACTTGAGTTCTGTAAAATTGGTCTCTTTCTAAAGAAAAACCAGTAAACGAAAGAAAACCAACAGCTTGGCCCACTGCCCCAGCAATACTTCCAGGTAAACGTCCACCTCTGCTTTCACGACTAAAACGGTCATATTCATCGTGATTAACAGGTTCATCTTGCGTAGAGGCTACAATTGTATTACTGCGTTCCCCTTGAAAAACTTGGTGTTTTAATAACGGATGAACATTATCGTTCCAACTCCAGTCTGTAGTTATATCGCTTGAAATTTTATGACCATTTTTTTGATAAAACCGCCAAGGAATACTTTTAGCGACCTCTGGTTCAGTTTGTTGAGCGATATAAAGACCACTCCTTGAAGGAAAGCGACTAGGCCGACTCTCCTTCCAAACCGTTCTTTCCCATGCTGTGTAATGTGCAGCTTCTTGAGCTCTGTGTTGTATTCCTGTCATTTTTGACAAAAAGGGGAATAACAACATTATTGGTACAATAACAAAGGAAAAACCCACGATGCTTTCGACTAAAGCTTGACCATGAAGGTATTTTCTAAAGCTCATTACATGGCCCTTGTAAGGAACAACACAACCGATTTCTCAGTGTTTGTTGGCTCTGATAAGCGGGTTTGCCAAAAAGGGTTGTATAGATTGCCATATTCATGACGACCATCTGATCTGGACCATGAGTGAGTCAGAGACATTAAATCATTCGGTCGAGAATAATAAGCCTGAGCCGTTGCTAGTGCAGTTAATCGATCCCCCGATAGTTTTTCATTTTCAGCGGGGTTAATTTGTTCTTCAGCTAGAGGTATTGAACTAGTCGTACGTAAGTCATTTTGTTTCTTCGATATAACCACTGCAATATTATCGGTTTGGTTTTTTTGATACGCACTATTTGAAAGGCCATAAAAAGGCTGTACACCACTGTACATACCTCTAGTTTCTTGTTCTTCAGCAGCTTGCTTTGATGCATCTTTATTATTACGTCGACTTTCTCCCCAATAATCCTTACTGTCGATGTCTTCAATATCGGCTCTATTATCTGTTCTAGTGGCACCCCAGCCAAGCTCGGTTTCACTATAACCACGCCAGCGACAACCAGACCAACTACACCTAAATTTGGATAAATGAAAACTAATCGTGTCCATAGATGTCCAGGATTCAGCTTGGCTATTACCATTAGAAATTAATTCACTTCCTCCTGCCTTAATTGTTTTCCATCTAATAGGGAAAAAGCTCAGACTCCAAGGGAAATTTAATTTATAAGTACGTCTTGCACTAAAAGGGTCTCTAGAGTCTAGAATAACCCCCTTATAATCGTTGAATTGAGTTGCATCATCAGAACTATCGCTACGTGAATGTAGCTTTTGAAAAGTGAACCAAATATTAAAGATATCGTCTGCTAATAATGTGTTTTGCATTAGCTCTAATTTAGCACTGCCATCATTGGCTTCTGCTATTTTTTGTGCAGCAGCAACTGAGCCGGTAGCACCTGCATAATGAACAATTTGTTGCGATAAGGTTAATGCATGTAAAATAGCATTTTCAGCATAAATCAATACCTCAAATACAGGCTGAGCTACTGAATTAATGGCACCTACAGCACTTTGAATCCCTGACAAGACTTGACCTAGATATGGCACCCAACACAATGTATCACATGCATTTTGTGCAAACCGGTCAGTCATATTAAACCACGAAGATAAGCCAACCATTTGCGCTATCGCAACCTGGTTGGCAACTGAAGCACGATTTGTATATGCCTTAAAATTGAAATCTCTGGCTGCAATCGTTGCAACACTATAAGCAGTATTATCTGCAGTGTGCTGTAATTTGGTGCTTTCAATATTTAGCTTTGAAGTATTGTAGCTATATAGCATGGTCATAGCTGCAAATGACATTAGTATCAAAGAAAGTACTAATGATTGCCCCTGCTGTTTTAAGGGCATTGAAATCCTATTCATTATTCTAGTTCATCCATGAATTATTACTAAAAGCTAATCGACAATACCGCCACCGCCAGTATCACCACCAGTACCAGTACCACCAGTTGCGCCATTCGCACCTTCATTGTAAGTGCCTAAGTTATACTGTCGACTCCCTACAATGCTAGCTTGAGCAGCTGAACCTTGCGCTGCTGTAATTTGTAAACTTGAATCTTGTCCTGACATTTCTCTAGCTAAACCAGCTATTTGATTGCGAATAGTCTGACCAAAAAAACTGTAAACACCGATAGAAGATACAGCCATTAGTGCAACAATGATGATATATTCTGTCATACCCTGACCAAGTATTTTATTAGTCATATCAAACTCCTTTTTGATAACAATATTATAATAAACGCGCAATTAAGTAAGATGCTCAATTGCGCGGTCAATATAATTAGTTGCCTGCAGCACTCTTATTTGCAGCTTCATTATAATTACCTAAATTATAATCTTCTGATGCGACATCATTTGCATCAGAAGCTGATGTTTGCGCTGCATCAATTTGAGTTTGAGAGTCTTGACCAGACATTTCGGCAGATAACCCTGCAACTTGGTTACGAATTGTTTGACCAAAAAAGCTATAAACACCAATTGCAGATACCGCAATCAAAGCAACAATAATAATATACTCAGTCATACCCTGACCTTTCTGTTTAATTTTAAACATTTTAAACCTCCATTTAATGAAATATATAAATAAAACGGATGTATGATTTCACACATAGAAATAATTTCAATTATCAGAAGGAATGTAATAACCACAAATTACATACTAATTAACTACCTTTTAATTTTTTTAATAATTAATACAATTGCAGAGTGGCTTATTAATATCCTTTTATGCTTAAATAGCCAGCCCAAATTATTAGCACTTTGTAAGGACACGAAATGCATTTAAAAAAGGTTATTCCTCTAATTATATCCAGTTACTTTTTAACCGCTTGTGGCGGGTCTTCTGATAGTGACACTGCAGCTGAAATTACCCCTCCTGATACGACACCACCTGCAGATATCTTATATAGCCACCAAGTTAAAGGATTAGCGGTTTATCAAGGAGCGTTAGCAGGAGCTAATGTCTGTGTTGATTTAAATAAAAATCTGGCTTGTGACGATGATGAGCCAACTACCACCACTGATAATGATGGTAACTATCAAATCGATTGGAACAGCGCAGTTGAAACACCTGAATACTATTTAATGGCAAATTGGACGACTGCAGCATCTAATGCGCGCCAACCAGCAAAAGCGCTGTCTTTAAACTTCAAAAATCCATTAGCAGTAACAAATACACTAGGAGTCATCGGTGCTGACGGCGTAGGTCAACTCACAGCTTTATCGAAAAATAACGGTGCCATTAACTCGCTAACTTCAATCCAATTAAATCGCACTATAGAAATTAATAACAGTGATTTACCAACCCAAGATGCTACAGCATTATTATCAGAGTTAGACGTATTACTAAGCCGTGTTTATCAACTTAATATAGATGAGCTATATCAAGTTGATGCAGCTAATTCCGTATCTGACAACTTCCTCATTTCAGATGCGCTTTATCTTTATGTTGACCAAGTTGTTGCAGGACAAGTGCCCTCATTACTTGCTGTAGAAAAAATTCTCGGAATAAGTTTCGAAGATTTAAAAGATATGCTTAATGACAGTGATTTCACTATCGAAGAGTTTATAAAAGAAAACCCTATTGCCGCAAGAATAATCATCAGTAATGCCGCTATTGCACTTGGTTTTACTGAAAACCCTTTAGATAGAGAAATCATGTCTCAGAGTGACTGGGATATTGTTTTCAATAATATTGAAAATGAACTCGGCTTTAAAAATACTTATATATTGAGCTCAAGTGTTGGTTTCACCTCTTTCTCACTTCAAGATGACTCTATTAAAAAAATGCTAACAGGCTTTATTGTTAATGATATTGTTTCAGCCTTTGAAATTGACATGTCATTTGTTGAAGATAACTTAGATGATGACATGGCTTGCTGGAACTCTGAAGCACAAGG is a window of Shewanella donghaensis DNA encoding:
- a CDS encoding pilus assembly protein, translating into MTNKILGQGMTEYIIIVALMAVSSIGVYSFFGQTIRNQIAGLAREMSGQDSSLQITAAQGSAAQASIVGSRQYNLGTYNEGANGATGGTGTGGDTGGGGIVD
- a CDS encoding Flp family type IVb pilin encodes the protein MFKIKQKGQGMTEYIIIVALIAVSAIGVYSFFGQTIRNQVAGLSAEMSGQDSQTQIDAAQTSASDANDVASEDYNLGNYNEAANKSAAGN